tacaactaaccaacaagagcaagtctctcaataagagtcattgtgatcctggaggaaactagcatcaggtccagcaaatcattcctaagtaccgttgtactcccagaacaagtgcgtcttaagccttttcttgaaggtggggagacagtcagtgtctctgatggaggtggggataaATGTGAATTGGGTGTGCAAAATTGGTGTTGGACCAAAACCCTGCAAGAAGTTACTTACAGAAAACTGTACATGTCTTGTAATATCCTAATAATTGTACTTTGAATATTTTAGGCAAGCCTTATTAAAGGGTTAGTTATTATAGGCATACTATGGTTGTAATTTATACGCACATACTTTCCCCGGTTGAGAGCAGCTACTGTAATTAAAATCATCAATCCTTGTCATTTAGACTACTCACCTGTGTGTTTTAGTCTTGATATTCTCTCTTACTGAGGGATAGCCTACTTGTAGAAACAGATTCTTGTTGTCTGTTCAGTGCTGCGGTAGTGCCTGTCCTCTTCAGTTTCACTTCAGTGAGTTGAGGTAGGCTAACAATGCTCCTCCTACTTAGTACTGCTATTAGAAGAACATTGTACCCTTTACTAGATAGATTACCAGTAAATACTagaatgtgtgggtgtggatgaccagtgagcgagagagataagAACAGAAAAGTGAGTTGGTTTTATCATCTCAACAGAGTATCTGTTCAAGGAAGAGGAGTGTTTACGTACAGTAGAACTCAATATTTTATGGTTCCATTAATTGTCTCTTCTCACCTTTTATTTTGTCCTTCTACCTCACTTTTTTAATTCTCATCCTTCCTGTGGGGAATAGCACGAATTACATATTTAAATTATTTAGGTAGAATGGGAAATTCGTTATATTCGTTAACAGTTATAAATTGACCATAGGATAACAAAGTACCAGACCTATCAAACAGTTGGACAACATAAGTGATACATTTCTGATGCCATTTAGGCAAAAACAAAGGTTTACCTTTAATAGTGACATCGCTGTTATTCCATAGCAATGCTTTATGAGGAGAGAAATTGTGAACAAATGGTAAGATAATTTCCATGCGAGAAGAGCTTGTTGATGGAATTTAGATTAGAACTTAATAGGGAGATTATTCGGTAAATAATTGCATTTCAAAAGAAAATCAAGTCCACCAACTATTTTAAAGATATGATTAGGGATTAAATACCACAATGATGAAGGATTCAAAATACATCTTTTAAGCCAATTAACTCTAAAAGTATTTATTGTATCACTGAAATCTAAGACATCTAGTAGACATCCTAGTAGGAATGGGTACTTGGGGCGTGACGTCACGGCTCTAGTGCCGCGGTGGCTGATGGGAAATATTGCCATAGGTGAGGCCAGAGAATGTCTTAATACCTTAAACAGGCTCTAGTAAGGCCATTTGTTGTGACGCGCCGGAGGATTAACGTGATCCCGGTTCTTTCACGCGCCGAGGAAGTTTTAGTCATGGGAAGAACCTGTTGTGTTGTTGGATGTAATGTCCGTTCACACGATCGACGGGGCCAAAAAATAAACCAAGGACTTTCTTTTTATTGTTTTCCGGCCTGGAAACAGAATGAAGGGAGTCATGTGTCCGATGTAACCAAGCGAAGACGGATGGCCTGGATATCCGCCACAAGACGCACGGACTTAGACATCCCAAGAACATTGACGGTGTGTTCCAGGCATTTTCATTCAGGTAAGTTCATAAACTTCACTTAGCAAATGATTGTGTTCTTTTCCAAAGAGGAGTAGTCATAGGTTCCTCTGCATTCTGTAACTTAAGTTAGCACTATTCTTTGCGGCAAAGAGAGCAAACTaagtgtccaaacttttgactggtactgatATATATGTATTCCCACTGTTGATTGCAATAATTAGTTTCAATATGGATACTTTTGTCTCCCCAAAGGTAAACCATCATATGAGATGGACGAGCCTCATCCAGACTGGGCTCCAACCCTGCACCTGGGTCACCCTGAAGTCACAGCCACAGTATCAGATCGGCATGGCCGCAGACAACATCATCATTTGAGAGAATCGGAAGGAAGAGGCCAAaatgaacaaaacgacatgaacaaagatgagagagatggagtccaAGAAGATGCACAAGCAAAGGAATGTGGGGATCAAGCAGAGGCAGGGGCTGCGGAAGAGGAGGGATGTAGAGAACAGACAGAGACGGACAAACCGGCTGCCAAGAGACTAAGAGCAGAATGCCAGTTCTGTGAGCAGAGCAGTGCAGAAGTAACCCGTCTTTTGCAGGAAAATAGGGAGCTTAGGTCTGAGTTAAACAAGTTGAAGAGGGATGAAGACATTTCCAAAGATAATACAGAAAGAAGAAGCTGTCACAATTTCAAATGGTTTTACTGACACTCATTCGTCTAAGGCTTGATTTTCCAATCCAGCGTCTTTCAAACCGTTTTTATGTGTCACGTAGAACTCTTTATGCTATGCTACCTTTGCAGACACCATGTGCTGTATGCATGCCTTACTCCCTTGTTGTACTGGCCTGAGACACTGTTTACAATGCCACAATGAATGTTTTGGAATGCGTGTCGCGATTATTGTTGACTGTTTTGATATACGTACAGAGGTCGTCAAATTGAATGGCGCGCGCACAATCCTTTTCCCACTGGTACACATAATGAAATACTTGATAGGAATTACACCCCAAGGCCAGATTTCATTTATTTcaaagggatgggggggaccAGCATCTGACAAGCACATAACCGAGAATTGTGGGCTTCTTAACTAACTGTTGTTAATTGGCGATTTAGTGTTAGCGGACCGAGGCTTTAATATTAAAGACATTGTGGGAATGATGTGCGTGGAAGTAAAAATTCTTGCATTCACTAAAAGCAGACGTCAAATCGATGCTAAGGATGTGGAAGGCACACATGCTCTAGCACACCTTAGGATAcatcagagccatagaaaaagatgaggggtgggggtctggtttgtgtgtgtctgtccagtcTGTGTTCCAGGTCACAGACCCCAACACTCCGGTACACATCTTCCAGTTCACCTCCCAACCAGACACACCTGTTACCCATCCATCATTACCTGCACAGTTCATCTACCCTGGCTTCCCACAGACTCGTCGCCAGTTCAACATTGCTATTCTGACATTAGTTGGTCGTTTCGttgccctgtcctgtcctgccatTTCCAGGCCTGACCAAGGTACATTCAAGGTTACTAATCCACCTCTGTCCCTGAGTACCACAGACCTCATCGGCTACCTAATCCCATCACCTACGACCTACAGCTCCCTCCTCACTGCCTCCTGTCTGGCATCCACAGACCTCACCATCACCCTCTGTGTCTGCTATAAACCTGGTTCATATCACATCAGCGTCTGAGTCTTGCATTTGGGTTCACCTGTCACTCCCCGGGCAGCCGGGATCATAACATTTACATGTTGACTTCCAAAACTGAGTGAAGCAAGAAAACTTACACAAACAATAGCAATATCTCAGAGAAATAATCTTATCTAATCAATGCTCAGAATTTGTGTGCAAATTTTCATGTGTACAGTACTtggtgactgtatgtgtgtgtgtgtgtgtgtgtgtgtgtgtgtgaacacccaCAGTACCCCAAGCTCAAAACAGGTTCAACTACAGAAACCAGGAAGGATGAGATCATTGAAAAAGTGAGGTAGAAGGATGAAATAAAAGGTGAGAAAATACTAATACTATTAATGTAACCATAAAGTCTTCAGTTCTACTGTACATAAACACTCCTTACTACTAGTCAGCTAGGTAAACATTTGTTGAACAGATACTCTGTTGAGCTGAGAAAACAAACTCACTTTTCTGTTCTTATCACTCGGGTCTCTCACCCATACATTCAGGTATTTACTGGTAATCTATCTAGTCAGTAAAAGGTACAAAATCCTTCTAATAACAGTTCTAGGTAGGAGGAGCATTGCTACCTCAACTCACTGAAGTGAAACTGAAGTGGACAGACTTACAGTACCGCAGCACTGAACAGACGTACATAACAAGAATCTGTTTCTAAAAGTATCCACCAGTTAGACAGAACATCAAGACTAAAACACACAGGTGAGAACTCTAAATTACAAGGATTGATGAATATGATGTACGCATTTTCATAATATTGTCAAgtgttttttctttatttcataAAAGTATGTTTATGTTAGAGAATACAATGTAGTAATGTGAATCATAAGTGTGGCCAAAATCAACATGACTGTATTTATAACtgtttcttgaaacagtcatgtGACAAATGACTCTGTGACTCAGCTCAGCTTTCATGGTTTCACTTTTGATCTTTCTCTCCAGTGTAGAAATGGCTTCCTGCAGCAGTATCCTTCATGAAGAACAGTTACTTTGTTCtatctgtctggatgtgttcaTTGATCCTGTCTCTATTCCATGTGGACACAACTTCTGCAAGGCCTGTATCACCAAGTACTGGGACAACAGTGACCTGTGTCAATGTCCCATgtgtaaaatgacttttgataAGAGACCAGATCTTTATGTCAACACTTTCATCTCTGAGATGGCTGCTCAGTTCAGGAAGTCAGAGCCACTGAAAGCTGCCATCAGTCCAGACCTGCGTCCTGCTAAACCTGAAGTGTCATGTGACTACTGTACAGGTACCAAGATCAAGGCCCTGAagtcctgtctggtgtgtctggcctcttactgtgagactcacctGGAGCCTCATCAGAGAGGTGCAGCCTTGAAGAAACACAAGCTGATCGACCctgtggagaacctggaggacaggatgtgtcagaagcatgagagacccctggagctgttctgtaggactgaccagacgtgtgtgtgtcggttcTGCACTGAGAAAGACCACGAGACCCATGACACTGTTCCTCTAGAGGAGGAGTGTGAAGAGAGGAAGACTCAGAtgaagaagacagagggagacatgcagcagatgatccaggagagactggagaaggTTCAGGAGATCAAactctcagtagagaccagcaagagagatgcagagagagagatatcagacAGTGTTCAGGTCTTCACTGTTCTGGTGCGCTCCATTGAGAGAAGCCAGGCTGAGCTCATTGAGGTGAtcgaggagaagcagaaagcagcagagaaacaggctgaagggttGATTAAagatctggagcaggagatcactgagctgaagaggagaagcactgagctggagcagctctcacacactgaggaccacctccacctgctccagagcttcccatccatgagcacccctccacacaccaaggactggtctgagatcagtgtccacagtggtctgagtgtgggggcagtgaggagagctgtgtctcagctggaggagacactcaataaagagatggagaagctgTTAGACACTGAACTGAAGAGGATTCAGCAGTATGCAGTGGATGTGACTCTGGACCCTGATACAGCACATCCCTatctcatcctgtctgaggatgggaaacaagtgagagatggagacatgAAGCAGAATCTccctgacaacccagagaggtttgaTCGTTGTCCCTGTGTCCTGGGAAagcagggcttctcctcagggaggttctactatgaggtgcaggttgaggggaagaCTGAGTGGGATCTGGGAGTGGCCAGAGAGTCCATCAACAGGAAGGGGAAGATCCCAGTGAGTCCTGAGGATGGATACTGGACTGTAGGTCTGATGAATGAAGATCAGTATGAGGCTAATGCtggcccccctgtcctcctctccctgagacaaaagccccagaaggtgggggtgtttgtggactATGAGGAGGGTCTGGTCTCCTTTTATGATGTGAAGGCCAGGTCTCATATCTACTCTTTCACTGGCTGCACCTTCACTGAGAAACTCTATCCACTCTTCAGTCCCGGTGTGAATGATGAAGGTAAAAACTCTGCCCCTCTGATTATCATTCCGGTCACACAGTGAAAAAAAGACGTGGAAATGCTGGACATAAAAAGAAAATGTGATAACAAAATATTAATCTGAACAAAACAGTTGTGGGTTTGCTGGAGATAAAGTAATTTAGATTTTCAAACATTCATTAAAGATCTCTGGCAGTGCTCCCCTGGTGACTCACTGGGTAGTGTGTcccacagactgactgactcatGGACTGGGGTTTtgagtccagcctgggccatttcctgcttttctctctttcttacaaCCTTTCCTGTCACTTTTTCCACTGTCTGTatcaaataaaggcaaaaatCTGGTCAATAATAATCTTAAACCAAGAAATATTGTCCAGAATCCATTATTACCAGGTTTTATGAAATATGAAAATGATATGTAACCTAAAGGTATCAGTGAATTAATGAAGTAAAATGACATAAATGAATATAAACCACATTAAATCCTTTAATTTTGTACAATACCACAATCAGTGAAAAGGACAAATCACCTATGAGAATGTTTGTTTAGATTAGAAAACCTCCAACACAAGATCCTAACATGGTTATTGTATTCAGGGatgatgtacaaacacacagttgtGTTTCAGGTTCACACTAGTTCTGTTCAAGTTGGAAATGCACGGAAGATCATaaactcttgctttctctcactGCTTCGGTCAGTGTGCTTAAATTGTTTAGGGTAATCCACATATttaacattacaaacacactcaacaggTCAGTCAACTAgacatcccccccctctctctcatatacacaaagacacacacacacacattaactctTAATATACATCAAATTTGAAATGTTTCAAAAGATTCTTTCCCCAAAAAATTGATTCCTCAAATCATTTGACAAAAATGTCCTACAATCATAAAAAAATGTCCTCCAACAATCAACCGTgaactcatacaaacacacacccacagagatcACAGACTATATTATTGGCTTTGACATCCCCCTCAACTGTCTTCATAATCAACCCTCAATCTGTGAACATAGACAAAGGGTTGTGTATGTATAGTGCAGTATTATTGTGACACCATCTACTACAGCAAGATTAACATGAGACAAAGCTAAGACAGAGGACATTTGAGATATGTGATGTGAGGTGTTAACAGGTGCTGAGCACCATCCTACACTGTTCACACATAGCTAAAAGATGCTTCTGACAGCTGGAGGAAGACACTTAGTCAGAACCTTGCTTAACACAAACACTAAATGTTTACTTTatatcaaatgtattttattaaaTTAATTCCAATTTATAGAATTAGAAAAAAATCCTGATCTCATTCTGTCTGAGGATGGGAAACAAGTGAGACATGGAGACTGAGCAGGATCTccctgacaacccagagaggtttgatcattgtgtcaatgtcctgggaaagcagggcttctcctcagggaggttctactatgaggtgcaggttgaggggaagaCTGAGTGGGATCTGGGAGTGGTCGGAGTCCATCAACAGGAAGATCACACTGAATCCTGTGAAACCCATGCATTATGATCAACATGAGCACAATGCCTATCAAGACAAGTTCCTGAGGAGAAATTCCATGGAGCTAAAAGGCAAATGAGAAGCCCCTTAGTGTGAAGAGGATTGTGCAGTGTGATGTCAGATCGTGATGAATTGTATAGCGATTATAGAAGTCTTTTAAGTTGGCCTTTTATCATCCAGAGTTTGAGGGTGTCACATCACATCCAAATGGAGATTTTTCAAACTTCACACATTGATAAATTGACAGATGTACACTAAATGGTCAACTGGGCCAGCAGTGAAAGCTGTGCTCAAAGAGAAGGCTTTAATCTCTTCCCATGAAATCCTGAGAATCACTTGTGTTGGCAGTGCCGAGTGTTCAGCCCAGTGCCCCACCCACATCTTGACCCCTCCTACTCAAACAAGTTAATGTGCATCAACCGTAGAGCTGGACTTAAACCACAAGTGAGGTTTACACCCAATTCTGAAGGCACATCTAAACATTAAGTGGGAAAGGACAAACAAATCATTTGCATAGGAGGCAAAAATGTCAAGTGACTCAAAATACTTTATTAAATCAAACCACAGATGCCAATCATTGAATGGGATTGGCTTCAAGACGTGTTGGcagtaccggtcctagcacattaggcaagatttatcacaACCACCCCCCCAACCACAACACGGACATAAGACGTGGCGCGGTTGGCGCCATTTgctggtagtgcgggagggttaattaatggatgcacACCACAAAATGCCACCCCCCTCTACATgacgccctaggcggctgcctatgtcgcctataggaaggaccggccctgcATGTTGGCTGGAATAGTTAACCAGGCACCTGTAGATTTGATACATTTGAATGAGTAAGGAATAACCAAAAAGGTTCAGTAGCTAAGAGTTGGCATAAATGTGAGGAACTGCATAAGCCCCTGAGGTGCAATCTCAAGTGAGAACTTGTTGCCCCTTGAAACAGCAAGCCAGTCATTGAGGACCTGCTTTACATTCAGGGGCACTGCTCTGGGATCACTGCGTAAAGGGCCAGCAGCAGAATAGTCTGACTGGCCCCCTTTGAATGTGATCCACATTTTCAATAGCAACAAGGAGCCCGCTTACCTTTCTAAAGTTGCCCGTAGTCTTGTGCATACGCACCATCTGAAAGAGAAAGTTGACATTTAACACAGTTCTTGGAAAGCTTTTGCTGGTAGCAGAGGGGGTAACTTGGAACAAATGTTCCCAGTAGATCACGTCAGCATGGCTGCTGATGAGACCAACTGGGATGAGATTCACTTTATGGTCAATTCCACAGCAAGTCAGGAACGGAGTCTCCTAAAAGCCTTGGTATATGACCAAACTAAGACTGACAAACATCCAAGGGGGAAAACAGCTGGACCATCTTACCCTTGGTGGGGCTACAGTTCCTCTTGAAACCGTTCTTGGTACAACTTCCATTACGGGCATACCTGCAAGTGGAGGACAATGAAAAAGACTCCTTCGTGACATGCAATATTAAAGCCATTTTAAGGACTTCCATTTGAAGCTCATTAAAAGGGTATGATACGGTGCATGCCTGTACTACCCACGTAAAGTATTGTGCCAAGTACTTTTAAGCTAGGCCAGGGGTGGGCAATCCTGGGAAGGGTGATTACCCATGGaccttgataacaacccattcatttgaaacaggtgtgctggagcagggaaacatctaaaacatgcaggacaatgGCCCCTGAGGACCCTGAGCCCACCCCTGAGCTAGACTATCAGACGTCAGAACAGCCAGAAATTCTGTAACAGGCATGTAGCAGAGCCCTGTGACATCACCAGCTCTGCACATGGCTGGGTATGCTGGACACTTCCAACCCTGGGGCAACCATAGTCCACAAACGAGTTAAAGAGCAGTTCAGTGTGAAGCAGTTATGAGAATAGGCATGTCTCTGCACAAATACCAGGGATCCAGCCACAAGATGGCACAGATCCCAACGATGCCAGATACAGAGTTACTATTGCACCGTTTAATGAACAGAGCAGCCTGTGGTGAGAGCTGACTGCAGATACCATACAGTGCTTTACAATTGGgtccatttttttttaatcacttGGCACTTACTTGGCATCAAGCAACATCACATCCTATGCACATCTTTGGTCCTTGGCTGCAAAAGGAGAGTCAGATGTTAAAATTGTGACGAGGTAGAAAAGAAATGTATTGACATATATACCAGGACTCCAGGCACAGAGCATGGAGACCAACGATGCTTGATGTCAAATTGTTCTTGCACCGAGTTATGAACAGACCAGAGGGAGAAGCCACTGGCTGCAGATACCATGGTGCTATTTTCTAAAGGGACATCTACCACAACACAAATTTCAGCTAGCATCAAGGAGGATTACTCAAATAATGTGAAAGCTTTACTCACCAACAGGTAGACTGTGCTGGAGAGCCATCTAGTGCTCATTTACAGACCTACACCTGAGCAAAGAAAAAGGGCTATATGAAACAAGTGAGACAGGCCACAATAACAGCTGTTATAGGAGCATTTTGAACTGTTGTTCTGCAGTAATATCCCACACAGCTAATGGAAGTAGCCATGAGGGTAAAGCGAAACCACAGGTATATTCTTTGAGGCATTTCCAACGACTAGGCCCCACCGAGAAAGGTCTGTCGGGATAGGCCTCAGCAAAACACTGGAGTGTTGTCAAGAATGACTACAGTTGATCAATTTACACCATGCAACAAACCGTAGCATTTGAATTCATCCAAGAGTACGTCCATCAGCCAAGCAAATCTGTAATAGGAAAATAActtgtatcacacacacacacacaattcatttGGGATAAAACTCATCTGCCAAACTGTTCAGAAAGGCACTTATCATTCACAACTCAGAGCAGTTGAACATTTTAGCCAATCATCATTACGTgactataaaaaaaaacacattataaAGTTGCTTACCTCGCTGTGTTTTGCCACGTCTGCACCCATTGTCAcccttaaaaaataaatagaaatgGTCAACCACTTGAGGCCGTTTTAATGTAACAGTCCAAGTGCATGTTCAGTCTCATAAGTAACACTGCTACTGAAAGCACAGCAGTGGGTTGCAAGAGAATGATTGCTCTGAGCACTGCTCCAGCACTCTGGTCCACTAAGTCAAGACCGGCGCGGGCGCTGTGCTTACTAAGGCTACTGAAAAAAGCTTAAGCTTAGCATTTTGCTATTCCATGTGGATTCACATTCGCCACGACATTGGTAAATATACATTAGACACGTAAATAGCTCAAATTAAAATAGCCTTAATAAATTGTGGCGGAACGGCCAACCACGAGTCACATGTCCTATTTACTTACCGCATGGTAAAGTGTCATGGTTCCCTGTAGTGCATGCGTTTACGCTGCATGAAACAGTCATAAGGCCCGTCTGCAAAGTCAAGACACTTCAAATTAAGACCGCTGACATAAGCGCAACCAAATAAGAGGGGAAGATACCATCCGTGAAAACAATTTTACCATTACACTGGCAGTTAGCAAAACATTTAATTTTAGTTTCAGCCAACACGCGTAGAAATGTTAACATTCAGCCAATATTGGCTCCGTTTAAGATCCATCAGAAATGTTTAACATGTTTCGGGCCTCATTGTCATCCAACTGCAACTAACCCTGCAGAGATGAAAGCAAAACCCGAGCGTCATTTAGCCATGTCACTTACAGAATTTGCCCAGTAGTTCTGGCAAACTCAACTCGTGGTGGATGGCTAGGGCTAACTAGTTTCTTGCAGTAGCCTACTGTGCTAGTTAGTTATATACAATTGCTAGCTAACATACCACGTGGCACACACTTTCTGCCTTAACAGTGCTTTCACAAAAACAGCAGACTAGTTTTAAACCACGAATATAAATGACTTAAATTACGTTGCTTACACAACGTTTCAGCCAGTTTCACTGCTACTGGCTAGGTGCTATGCAATACAAACCTCGCTCTGGAGATTCTGGAGAAATAGGCTGAACTTACGCTGGCAGGGCGTTTATATCTCTCACACGAAAGAAAACGCTTTACGGCATATCGATCTATCCAATCACAGTGCGATATATTTTACCACCAAAATTGATTAAAATTAAGGATATATTTTCAATTACTAAATCATCAAACGTCTTAAAATCTGTTGCACTCATATATTGTTTACAGTTttgcaaaacattgcaaaaataaaatacagaaagACAAGGGCGTTTCTAGGCTTAGACCTTTATGGgagctcagcccccaatgagaatgtgacatgaatacagtgccttgcaaaagtgctaaacccccttgctaatataaatccctaatttcactggattacaattatacatttatgtattattatgcaaaatattgaatgaatgaaaaaactaaggatgtccctttcttcatgaactaccagcatcaaatgatgataataaatatatatatattttttagtattacttttaggggtgctgagatgaaatttaggggtgcttgagcacccctaaaaagggtctaaaatcgccactgcgGAAAGATACATAAAGTGTCATGCTAGCGCTTAGCTTGAAGGCAGCCATTAGGTGTTGGGCCAAAGCTCAAAATCGTGCATTTGAACGATCCGTggcgatggaggagctggattgTTCTGTATCGCTTTAAAACTTTTCTACAACCCTTTTCAAATGTGTTGGCATGTCCAGTTCTTGCACATTTTTCAAGGAATACAAATTTAGTTTCTTTATCGACACAGGCATGTTTTCCGTACAACTATGGTCCGCATCCAATCAGAGCTCATATACATAACACCTTCTTAAAATCCACCACTCGTGTACCCCGATATTCAAGGCGAGTCAAGTTGGAAGAAAACATTCACATGTGCATTAAGAACAGGGGTTGGTGGTAGAAGGCTTCTGGGACCAggactggat
The Osmerus eperlanus chromosome 17, fOsmEpe2.1, whole genome shotgun sequence DNA segment above includes these coding regions:
- the LOC134037926 gene encoding E3 ubiquitin-protein ligase TRIM39-like encodes the protein MASCSSILHEEQLLCSICLDVFIDPVSIPCGHNFCKACITKYWDNSDLCQCPMCKMTFDKRPDLYVNTFISEMAAQFRKSEPLKAAISPDLRPAKPEVSCDYCTGTKIKALKSCLVCLASYCETHLEPHQRGAALKKHKLIDPVENLEDRMCQKHERPLELFCRTDQTCVCRFCTEKDHETHDTVPLEEECEERKTQMKKTEGDMQQMIQERLEKVQEIKLSVETSKRDAEREISDSVQVFTVLVRSIERSQAELIEVIEEKQKAAEKQAEGLIKDLEQEITELKRRSTELEQLSHTEDHLHLLQSFPSMSTPPHTKDWSEISVHSGLSVGAVRRAVSQLEETLNKEMEKLLDTELKRIQQYAVDVTLDPDTAHPYLILSEDGKQVRDGDMKQNLPDNPERFDRCPCVLGKQGFSSGRFYYEVQVEGKTEWDLGVARESINRKGKIPVSPEDGYWTVGLMNEDQYEANAGPPVLLSLRQKPQKVGVFVDYEEGLVSFYDVKARSHIYSFTGCTFTEKLYPLFSPGVNDEGKNSAPLIIIPVTQ